The Desulfatitalea tepidiphila genome window below encodes:
- a CDS encoding cytochrome c3 family protein produces MKKAVLIAMGVAGLVFGVFLISGAAQEAAKDVKEKDCFYLSSLHYTAKGMEYWYSKGQGGLEQLTGVPYNDLTCKNCHAGGCDRCHKAEISQKECKLYKYSTAAGRSQNLCLECHGREKAMIGINHKEKQPDVHVAAGMVCADCHSALEMHGDGTEFVSMKQEGAMDTRCENCHEDVTPTEAHTVHHDKLDCKACHIRHVVSCTNCHFDHMVKTGKRKAIPVSGWLFLMNYKGKVTSASMQTFVAKGDKTFLMFAPHMSHAVTAEGKKCQACHATDIMKQAAKGSLRMTWFEDNKLMNLKGVIPVVDSVDYDFVYQDLVEGNWVPIKRPEKPVRQYVGFGSPLTGEQLAHLAKSQEAPPVEMKVR; encoded by the coding sequence ATGAAAAAGGCAGTCTTAATAGCTATGGGAGTTGCGGGTCTGGTGTTTGGCGTCTTTCTCATTTCCGGCGCAGCGCAGGAAGCCGCGAAGGATGTCAAGGAGAAGGATTGTTTCTACCTCTCCAGTCTCCACTACACGGCCAAGGGAATGGAATATTGGTACAGCAAGGGACAGGGTGGGTTGGAGCAGCTCACCGGCGTGCCTTACAACGACCTGACCTGCAAGAACTGCCATGCAGGCGGGTGCGATCGCTGCCATAAGGCCGAGATATCACAGAAGGAGTGCAAGTTGTATAAATACTCCACCGCCGCCGGCCGGAGCCAGAATCTCTGCCTCGAGTGCCATGGACGGGAAAAGGCCATGATCGGCATCAACCACAAGGAGAAGCAGCCCGATGTCCACGTGGCTGCCGGCATGGTCTGCGCGGATTGCCACTCCGCCTTGGAGATGCACGGTGATGGGACCGAATTCGTCTCGATGAAGCAGGAGGGCGCAATGGATACCCGGTGCGAGAATTGCCACGAGGACGTGACGCCCACCGAAGCCCACACCGTTCACCATGATAAACTCGACTGCAAGGCGTGCCATATCCGTCACGTGGTCAGCTGCACCAATTGCCACTTTGACCATATGGTCAAGACCGGAAAACGCAAAGCGATCCCAGTCTCGGGCTGGCTCTTTCTCATGAACTACAAGGGCAAGGTGACCTCTGCCAGCATGCAGACCTTCGTGGCCAAGGGGGACAAAACCTTCCTGATGTTCGCCCCTCATATGAGCCACGCCGTCACCGCGGAGGGAAAGAAATGTCAGGCTTGTCATGCGACCGACATCATGAAACAGGCGGCCAAGGGCAGCCTTCGCATGACCTGGTTTGAAGACAATAAACTGATGAATCTCAAGGGGGTCATTCCGGTGGTGGACAGCGTGGACTATGACTTCGTATACCAGGACCTGGTGGAGGGCAATTGGGTTCCCATCAAGCGTCCCGAAAAACCGGTGCGGCAGTATGTGGGATTCGGATCGCCGCTGACCGGGGAGCAACTCGCTCACCTGGCCAAATCCCAGGAAGCGCCGCCGGTTGAGATGAAGGTGAGATAG